In Neovison vison isolate M4711 chromosome 14, ASM_NN_V1, whole genome shotgun sequence, the following proteins share a genomic window:
- the CLDN3 gene encoding claudin-3: protein MSMGLEIAGTSLAVLGWLSTIVCCALPMWRVTAFIGSSIITAQITWEGLWMNCVVQSTGQMQCKVYDSLLALPQDLQAARALIVVSILLAAFGLLVALVGAQCTNCVQDDTAKAKITIVAGVLFLLAAVLTLVPVSWSANTIIRDFYNPLVPDAQKREMGAGLYVGWAAAALQLLGGALLCCSCPPSDKKYAPTKILYSAPRSAGPGTSTAYDRKDYV from the coding sequence ATGTCCATGGGCCTGGAGATCGCGGGCACCTCGCTGGCCGTGCTGGGCTGGCTGAGCACCATCGTGTGCTGCGCGCTGCCCATGTGGCGGGTGACGGCCTTCATCGGCAGCAGCATCATCACGGCGCAGATCACCTGGGAGGGCCTGTGGATGAACTGCGTGGTGCAGAGCACCGGCCAGATGCAATGCAAGGTGTACGACTCGCTGCTGGCGCTGCCCCAGGACCTGCAGGCGGCCCGCGCCCTCATCGTCGTGTCCATCCTGCTGGCCGCCTTCGGGCTGCTCGTGGCGCTGGTGGGCGCCCAGTGCACCAACTGCGTGCAGGACGACACGGCCAAGGCCAAGATCACCATCGTGGCGGGCGTGCTCTTCCTGCTGGCCGCCGTGCTCACGCTGGTGCCGGTGTCCTGGTCGGCGAACACCATCATCCGGGACTTCTACAACCCGCTGGTGCCCGACGCGCAGAAGCGTGAGATGGGCGCGGGGCTGTACGTGGGCTGGGCGGCCGCCGCGCTGCAGCTGCTCGGGGGCGCGCTGCTCTGCTGCTCCTGCCCGCCAAGCGACAAGAAGTACGCGCCCACCAAGATCCTCTACTCGGCGCCGCGCTCCGCCGGCCCCGGCACCAGCACCGCCTACGACCGCAAGGACTACGTCTGA